A window of Clostridium sp. 'White wine YQ' contains these coding sequences:
- the yajC gene encoding preprotein translocase subunit YajC: protein MPGGLMQILTLVIICVAFYGFLLLPERKRRKSYNEMLDSLKIGDKVMTRGGIIGNITQLDEETLILEIEPDAIKITIAKQGISTRINQETEM from the coding sequence ATGCCAGGTGGTTTAATGCAAATACTAACATTAGTTATAATTTGCGTTGCATTTTATGGATTCTTACTATTACCAGAAAGAAAAAGAAGAAAAAGTTATAATGAAATGTTAGATTCACTTAAAATAGGTGATAAAGTTATGACTAGAGGTGGAATAATAGGAAACATAACTCAATTAGATGAAGAAACCTTAATTTTAGAGATAGAGCCAGATGCAATTAAGATAACAATAGCAAAACAGGGAATATCAACAAGAATAAATCAAGAAACTGAAATGTAA
- the tgt gene encoding tRNA guanosine(34) transglycosylase Tgt: MVKRYTLIKKDGKARRGRFETPHGVIETPVFMNVGTLAAIKGAVSSMDLKEIGCQVELSNTYHLHLRPSDKVVKQLGGLHKFMNWDRPILTDSGGFQVFSLASMRKIKEEGVYFNSHLDGRKIFMGPEESMQIQSNLASTIAMAFDECVENPAPREYVEKSVERTTRWLERCKAEMDRLNSLDDTINKEQMLFGINQGGVYDDIRIEHAKTISKMDLDGYAIGGLAVGETHEEMYRIIDAVVPHLPEDKPIYLMGVGLPSNILEAVERGVDFFDCVLPARNGRHGHVFTEYGKINLMNAKFELDEKPIDEGCECPTCKNYTRAYIRHLFKAKEMLAMRLCVLHNLYFYNKLMEDIRAAIDGDYFAEFKKEKLEKWGGRA, encoded by the coding sequence AAGAGGTAGATTTGAGACTCCACATGGAGTTATTGAGACTCCTGTTTTTATGAATGTAGGTACATTAGCTGCAATTAAAGGGGCAGTTTCTTCAATGGACTTAAAGGAAATTGGATGTCAAGTAGAGTTATCTAATACATACCATTTGCATTTAAGACCAAGTGATAAAGTGGTTAAACAATTGGGTGGTTTACATAAGTTCATGAACTGGGATAGACCAATATTAACAGACTCAGGCGGATTTCAAGTTTTTTCATTAGCATCTATGAGAAAAATAAAAGAAGAAGGTGTTTATTTTAACTCTCACTTAGATGGAAGAAAAATATTTATGGGTCCTGAAGAAAGTATGCAGATACAAAGTAATTTAGCATCTACAATAGCTATGGCATTTGATGAATGTGTTGAAAATCCAGCACCAAGAGAATATGTTGAGAAATCTGTAGAACGTACTACTAGATGGCTTGAAAGATGTAAAGCTGAAATGGATAGACTTAACTCACTTGATGATACTATAAATAAGGAACAAATGCTTTTCGGTATAAATCAAGGGGGAGTTTATGATGATATTAGAATAGAACATGCAAAAACTATCAGTAAAATGGATTTAGATGGTTATGCAATCGGTGGTCTTGCTGTTGGAGAAACTCATGAAGAGATGTATAGAATCATAGACGCAGTCGTGCCACATCTTCCTGAAGATAAACCAATATATTTAATGGGAGTTGGACTTCCAAGTAACATCTTAGAAGCAGTTGAAAGAGGAGTAGACTTTTTTGATTGTGTATTACCAGCAAGAAATGGAAGACATGGCCATGTGTTTACTGAATACGGTAAGATTAACTTAATGAATGCTAAATTTGAATTAGATGAAAAACCAATAGATGAAGGCTGTGAATGTCCAACTTGTAAGAACTATACAAGAGCATATATTAGACACTTATTTAAGGCAAAGGAAATGCTAGCAATGAGATTATGTGTTCTACATAATTTATATTTTTATAATAAACTAATGGAAGATATAAGAGCAGCTATTGATGGAGATTACTTTGCAGAGTTTAAAAAGGAAAAGTTAGAAAAATGGGGCGGAAGAGCTTAG